One segment of Akkermansiaceae bacterium DNA contains the following:
- a CDS encoding RDD family protein codes for MMPTTTTSTNGRQEPRLDTLQSIELAEGVEIHLRMAGPYVRVLAYLLDLLIRGGIVLLGAIVLSIGELIIGGNVSAGLSMLMMFFVMFFYYIVFEAGKRGASPGKRVMGLRVVDTSGAPISFGQAFLRNMLRFADGMPVFSYGFGLLSTLLTQRFQRLGDLLANTVVVYDRLPNMHMATLPPVMHSVAPGVPLSREEQAALAGFQERGGMWSEARRIELADHAKELTGAKGQEGMTRLLGMAHWLGEKH; via the coding sequence ATGATGCCCACGACCACAACCAGCACGAACGGACGCCAAGAACCACGACTCGATACCCTGCAGAGCATTGAGCTTGCCGAGGGTGTGGAGATCCATCTCCGTATGGCTGGCCCCTATGTGCGTGTCCTGGCGTATTTGTTGGATTTGCTGATCCGCGGAGGTATTGTGCTGCTTGGCGCGATTGTGCTTTCAATCGGTGAACTGATCATCGGCGGGAACGTATCGGCGGGGCTCTCGATGCTGATGATGTTTTTTGTGATGTTTTTTTATTACATCGTCTTCGAAGCCGGGAAACGTGGGGCGTCGCCCGGAAAAAGGGTCATGGGCTTGCGGGTGGTCGATACCTCGGGTGCCCCGATTTCATTCGGCCAGGCCTTTTTAAGGAATATGCTGCGTTTCGCGGACGGGATGCCGGTTTTCAGTTATGGCTTCGGCTTGCTGAGCACCTTGCTGACGCAGCGTTTCCAGCGCTTGGGGGATTTGTTAGCCAATACCGTGGTGGTGTATGACCGACTGCCTAACATGCACATGGCGACTCTGCCGCCGGTGATGCATTCGGTAGCACCCGGGGTTCCCCTTTCACGCGAGGAGCAGGCTGCCTTGGCCGGGTTCCAGGAACGCGGCGGTATGTGGTCGGAGGCCCGCCGGATTGAGCTGGCGGACCACGCCAAGGAACTAACAGGAGCCAAAGGGCAGGAGGGGATGACGCGGCTGCTCGGAATGGCGCATTGGCTGGGGGAGAAACACTAG
- a CDS encoding DUF4157 domain-containing protein, protein MRSLLYRIVAWMLACVSAPWVIHHQRIIRRDGRALSVGEREIAGQLGVELIDDTYVLAVDVVPNPLRYLSAILEKRSKACISGVDGITLGHGIYVARRVADATGLMAHELVHVLQYERAGSVWRFMVEYIHQCLMHGYYHAAWEIEAREQSARLLR, encoded by the coding sequence ATGCGTTCGCTGTTATATCGTATCGTCGCATGGATGTTGGCGTGTGTTTCCGCTCCATGGGTAATCCATCACCAGCGCATCATCCGGCGTGATGGTCGCGCCCTGTCTGTGGGTGAGCGGGAAATAGCCGGTCAGCTCGGAGTCGAGCTGATCGATGACACCTATGTGCTGGCGGTTGACGTCGTGCCCAACCCACTGCGGTACTTGTCGGCCATTTTGGAAAAACGCAGCAAGGCCTGTATCTCAGGAGTGGATGGGATTACCCTGGGGCACGGAATCTATGTCGCCCGCCGGGTGGCTGACGCAACCGGACTCATGGCCCATGAACTGGTGCATGTGCTCCAGTACGAGCGGGCGGGTTCGGTGTGGCGGTTTATGGTCGAGTACATCCACCAATGTTTGATGCACGGCTACTATCATGCGGCGTGGGAAATCGAGGCACGGGAGCAGTCAGCTAGGCTACTGCGGTGA
- a CDS encoding stage II sporulation protein M, whose product MQGKEFEQRNASRWGEYEQTVNALEKNVQGLDVSRLPKMFREICTDLALARHRMYGMPMNERLNVLVIRGHKLIHRRAGGTWGRLLRFVAVDFPVAVRAEWRLLIVATLSFVLPLAGVALAGFYWPDFSWVEAVLGPEMMSQLDMMYGSEEDQIANLREEYGSNFMMFCHYIWNNIGIDFRIFAGGILACLGSLFFLVYNGVFFGAVIAYIHVACSKEAFYTFVAGHSSFELIAMVIAGMAGLRIGLGVLHPGRKTIGRSLMDAGKKSLPLIYGAALMTFVAAAIEGFWSARALAPMVKYTTGISLWVLVILYLAFSGRRVGKRMERNHDAA is encoded by the coding sequence ATGCAGGGAAAGGAATTTGAACAGAGAAACGCATCCCGTTGGGGGGAGTATGAGCAGACCGTCAATGCTTTGGAGAAAAATGTCCAGGGCCTGGATGTCTCGCGACTTCCGAAGATGTTCCGAGAGATTTGCACCGACCTCGCCCTGGCCCGGCACCGGATGTATGGCATGCCGATGAATGAGCGTCTCAACGTGCTCGTCATCCGTGGGCACAAGCTGATCCACCGCCGGGCTGGTGGTACCTGGGGGAGGTTGCTGCGTTTTGTCGCGGTTGATTTTCCTGTCGCAGTGCGGGCGGAGTGGAGGCTGCTGATCGTGGCTACGCTGAGCTTCGTCCTGCCACTGGCAGGGGTCGCGCTGGCTGGGTTTTACTGGCCGGATTTTTCCTGGGTCGAGGCGGTGTTAGGGCCTGAGATGATGTCCCAGCTCGATATGATGTATGGCAGCGAGGAGGACCAGATCGCCAACCTGCGAGAAGAATACGGCTCGAACTTCATGATGTTTTGCCACTATATCTGGAACAACATCGGGATTGATTTCCGGATTTTCGCGGGCGGGATACTGGCTTGTCTCGGCAGTCTTTTTTTCCTGGTTTACAACGGGGTGTTTTTTGGCGCGGTGATCGCCTATATCCATGTGGCATGCAGTAAGGAGGCTTTTTATACCTTTGTGGCGGGTCACTCGTCCTTCGAGTTGATTGCCATGGTCATCGCCGGTATGGCCGGACTGCGGATAGGTCTGGGGGTGCTCCATCCCGGCAGAAAAACCATCGGACGGTCGCTGATGGATGCGGGGAAAAAATCGCTCCCCTTGATTTACGGTGCCGCCTTGATGACCTTCGTGGCTGCTGCGATCGAAGGTTTTTGGTCGGCCCGCGCACTTGCGCCGATGGTAAAATACACAACGGGCATCAGCCTGTGGGTGCTGGTCATTCTCTACCTTGCGTTTTCCGGGCGCAGGGTTGGCAAACGGATGGAAAGGAACCACGATGCGGCTTGA
- a CDS encoding OsmC family protein: MVKIEINYEGDLHCNNIHVPSKSHFATDAPVDNNGRGESFSPTDLLATALGSCMATIMGMVADRKGIDLRGMRITVGKHMSATPPRRVSRLDVRIEMPLSGMHPERKMLESAALSCPVHQSIHPEIEVPIDWCWQDSE, translated from the coding sequence ATGGTAAAAATAGAAATAAACTACGAGGGAGACCTCCACTGTAACAACATCCACGTCCCGTCAAAAAGCCACTTTGCCACGGATGCACCCGTCGATAACAACGGCCGCGGTGAGTCGTTTTCCCCCACCGACCTGCTGGCGACGGCTCTCGGTAGCTGCATGGCAACGATCATGGGCATGGTCGCAGACCGTAAGGGGATCGACCTCAGGGGGATGAGGATTACCGTGGGCAAACACATGTCGGCCACCCCGCCTCGCCGGGTTTCCCGACTGGATGTCCGTATTGAGATGCCTCTGTCCGGCATGCATCCCGAGCGAAAGATGTTGGAGAGCGCGGCTCTCAGTTGTCCCGTCCATCAAAGTATCCATCCTGAGATTGAGGTGCCCATTGACTGGTGCTGGCAGGACAGTGAGTAA
- a CDS encoding SUMF1/EgtB/PvdO family nonheme iron enzyme, protein MRGRVRPEPVIPDHEVLRKIGGGSYGEVWLARGVTGAMRAVKLVRREDFEDEVGFEREFEGILKYEPISRDHPGLVNILHVGRSEDKDEGEFYYYVMELGEDINSGHTINAVEYEPRNLRTDLKKAGGKPIDPDIVIDVGLRLAEALAHLHGKGLAHRDVKPSNIIFVDGKAKLADIGLVAARGQRTFVGTEGFVPPEGPGSAQADVYGLGKVLYEMVSGKDRLEFPELPDELPEGTSKKRWLLLNQVICDICEPRVSKRTIKSALVLAESLRRLQHGKRVKRRRRGAALTVIPVVACLLLAAWLFRDRIPWAGDVPSPIVDNPTVPAVQYGFVKVLSDPEGAEVYDHEGNFLDITPLKNIRMEAGSHYEFEFRLEGYRTERLEGKVIANETKMVEQVMHIYAPPVAGQEWVDNFGVHYQPMDGYHISAGYVRDYQWRRFEKETGKKRRAEIIQHSESGVNRRIVLVRPEQAMDYCEWQSKKALDEGYLNEIQYISPQIANHFDSPGMSPLAKKENLRPFQCLVKDIPFAHLEVHSEPDGAIVQIDGEYMGTTPLYLGRVKPGLMELSILLEGYRRDTRSLELKDRANEKVSVNLQRDNSVVFGKKWTNSLQMEFVPVGDDLLVSAWETRVCDYQTYIKEAKAKGNPSPGFKQGPTHPVLNVSRDDAQAFCQWLTKRERVLERISEDVSYRLLTDLEWSLVAGLEDEPDQTPAKREIRIEKIFPWGRVWPPEDAGFLVGNLADNAAAQAPDVRRDRTLFDYNDGFEKTSPVGSFPPNALGVYDLTGNAYEWVSDDYTEDSEYGVLRGGSWRSHLKEHLYVTNRNAVRPTKTSNLYGFRVALAKNKKIIISDSEEEPENFEDTP, encoded by the coding sequence ATGCGGGGTAGGGTGCGACCAGAGCCGGTGATCCCGGATCATGAGGTGCTGCGCAAGATTGGCGGCGGCTCCTATGGTGAGGTGTGGCTCGCTCGGGGTGTCACCGGGGCAATGCGTGCGGTCAAGCTCGTGCGCCGTGAAGACTTCGAGGATGAAGTCGGTTTTGAACGCGAGTTCGAGGGGATCCTCAAATACGAACCCATTTCACGCGACCATCCCGGTCTGGTCAATATCCTGCACGTCGGGCGCAGTGAGGATAAAGACGAGGGGGAGTTCTATTACTACGTCATGGAACTCGGTGAGGATATCAACTCCGGGCACACGATCAATGCCGTGGAGTATGAGCCGCGTAATCTGCGCACCGATTTGAAGAAAGCCGGCGGTAAACCGATTGACCCGGATATCGTCATAGACGTCGGCTTGCGGCTTGCCGAGGCTCTTGCCCACTTGCATGGGAAAGGGCTCGCCCACCGTGATGTCAAGCCATCTAACATTATTTTTGTTGATGGCAAGGCGAAGCTGGCTGACATTGGACTGGTCGCGGCGCGTGGGCAGAGGACGTTTGTCGGAACGGAAGGCTTCGTCCCCCCGGAAGGCCCCGGCTCAGCCCAGGCGGATGTCTACGGCCTCGGGAAGGTGCTCTACGAGATGGTATCGGGTAAGGACCGGCTTGAATTTCCAGAACTGCCCGACGAACTTCCCGAGGGTACGAGTAAGAAGCGCTGGTTATTGTTAAACCAGGTTATTTGCGATATTTGCGAGCCCCGTGTGTCAAAGCGGACGATCAAGTCGGCGCTGGTCCTTGCGGAAAGCCTGAGGCGTTTGCAGCATGGGAAGCGGGTGAAACGCCGTAGGCGTGGTGCTGCCTTAACGGTTATTCCCGTGGTAGCCTGTTTGTTGTTGGCTGCATGGTTGTTCCGCGACCGTATCCCATGGGCGGGTGATGTGCCCAGTCCGATCGTGGATAACCCCACCGTGCCGGCTGTGCAGTATGGGTTTGTTAAAGTGCTCAGCGATCCCGAGGGAGCGGAGGTCTACGACCACGAAGGGAATTTTCTCGATATAACGCCACTGAAAAACATTCGTATGGAGGCAGGCTCTCACTATGAATTTGAATTTCGCCTTGAGGGCTACCGGACGGAGCGACTGGAAGGAAAAGTCATTGCCAATGAAACCAAGATGGTGGAACAGGTGATGCACATTTACGCTCCTCCCGTGGCTGGGCAGGAGTGGGTGGATAATTTCGGTGTGCACTACCAGCCGATGGACGGCTATCATATCAGCGCCGGATATGTTAGAGATTACCAGTGGAGGAGGTTTGAAAAGGAAACGGGGAAAAAACGGCGGGCTGAAATCATCCAGCACAGCGAGAGTGGCGTGAATCGCCGGATTGTTCTCGTTAGACCTGAACAGGCCATGGACTACTGTGAGTGGCAGAGTAAGAAGGCCCTTGATGAAGGGTATCTCAATGAAATACAATATATCTCCCCGCAGATAGCGAATCACTTTGACTCGCCGGGTATGAGCCCACTGGCGAAAAAGGAGAATCTACGGCCCTTCCAATGCCTGGTCAAAGATATCCCGTTTGCCCACCTCGAGGTACATAGTGAGCCAGATGGAGCGATCGTGCAAATTGACGGTGAGTACATGGGAACGACGCCTCTCTATCTAGGTCGGGTGAAGCCAGGGCTGATGGAGCTCAGTATATTGTTAGAGGGCTACCGCAGGGACACCCGTTCGCTGGAGCTCAAGGACCGGGCTAACGAAAAAGTAAGTGTTAATCTCCAAAGGGATAATAGTGTGGTGTTCGGGAAAAAATGGACCAACAGTCTACAGATGGAATTCGTGCCGGTAGGTGATGATTTGTTAGTGTCGGCTTGGGAAACACGTGTGTGCGATTATCAAACATACATCAAGGAGGCGAAGGCGAAGGGCAATCCCTCCCCGGGGTTCAAGCAAGGGCCGACGCATCCCGTGCTCAATGTCTCGCGTGACGATGCCCAGGCATTCTGCCAATGGCTGACCAAACGGGAAAGGGTGTTGGAGAGGATATCCGAGGATGTGAGTTACCGTCTGCTGACCGACCTTGAGTGGAGCCTTGTGGCCGGACTCGAGGATGAGCCTGACCAGACACCGGCGAAGAGGGAAATCCGGATTGAGAAGATATTCCCCTGGGGGCGTGTCTGGCCCCCTGAGGATGCGGGTTTCCTGGTTGGCAATCTGGCCGACAATGCCGCGGCCCAGGCGCCCGATGTCCGGCGTGACAGGACGCTTTTTGATTACAACGACGGGTTTGAAAAAACCTCACCCGTGGGGTCGTTTCCGCCCAATGCTCTGGGTGTCTATGATCTTACCGGCAATGCTTATGAATGGGTCTCGGACGACTATACCGAAGACAGCGAGTACGGTGTGCTGCGCGGTGGAAGTTGGCGCAGCCACCTCAAAGAGCATCTTTATGTCACCAACCGGAATGCAGTAAGACCGACCAAGACCAGCAACCTTTATGGTTTTCGTGTCGCCCTGGCAAAAAACAAAAAAATCATTATTTCCGATAGCGAAGAAGAACCCGAAAACTTCGAAGACACACCCTAG
- a CDS encoding KamA family radical SAM protein — MSDIPTIKFQSHAPGDWPDQSPADWDDAKWQLKNRITSLAVLEQHLELTEEERAGVLLSGNKLAMAITPHFFNLIDKTDPHCPIRRQMIPRIEETLTDPLEMSDPCGEDSHMPVPGLVHRYPDRVLFLVTDRCAAYCRYCTRSRVVSGVSEQKLETQWEAAFEYLEHTPGVRDVLISGGDALLFSDARLEKILSRLHAIPHIQYIRIGTRIPIFLPQRITPALCDMLRKYHPLFISIHSNHPKELTTEVRDALGRLADAGIPMGNQSVLLNGVNDSVEVQKELVHKLLMCRVRPYYLYQCDLIQGSAHLRTSIEKGIEIIEGLRGHTSGYAIPQYVIDGPGGGGKIPINPDYVVKHSDGGITLRNYEGKQFYYPDQAPVSSPLQGLD, encoded by the coding sequence ATGTCAGACATACCAACCATCAAGTTCCAATCCCACGCCCCCGGTGACTGGCCTGACCAGAGTCCCGCCGACTGGGATGATGCGAAATGGCAGCTCAAGAACCGGATTACCTCCCTCGCCGTGCTTGAACAACATCTTGAGCTCACCGAGGAGGAGCGTGCAGGGGTATTACTCTCCGGCAACAAGCTGGCCATGGCGATCACACCCCACTTTTTCAACCTGATTGATAAAACCGATCCGCACTGCCCGATCCGCCGCCAGATGATCCCGCGCATCGAGGAAACGCTGACCGACCCGCTGGAAATGAGCGATCCCTGTGGCGAGGACAGCCACATGCCCGTGCCCGGACTCGTGCACCGCTACCCGGACCGGGTCCTGTTTCTTGTGACCGACCGCTGCGCCGCCTACTGTCGCTACTGCACCCGGAGCCGGGTGGTGTCAGGTGTGTCGGAACAAAAACTCGAGACCCAATGGGAAGCCGCCTTCGAATACCTGGAACATACGCCAGGCGTCCGCGATGTGCTGATTTCCGGGGGCGACGCCCTGCTTTTCTCCGATGCCCGGCTCGAAAAAATCCTCTCCCGCCTGCACGCCATCCCACATATTCAATACATCCGCATCGGGACACGCATCCCCATTTTCCTGCCCCAGCGAATCACCCCCGCGCTCTGTGATATGCTCAGGAAATACCATCCGCTCTTTATTTCCATCCACTCAAACCACCCCAAGGAGTTGACCACCGAAGTCCGCGACGCCCTCGGCCGGCTCGCCGATGCCGGTATCCCGATGGGTAACCAGTCGGTGCTCTTGAACGGTGTCAACGACAGCGTGGAGGTGCAGAAAGAACTCGTGCACAAGCTGCTGATGTGTCGCGTACGCCCATACTACCTCTACCAATGCGACCTGATCCAAGGCTCGGCACACTTGAGAACCAGTATCGAAAAGGGCATCGAGATTATCGAAGGGCTGCGTGGCCATACCAGTGGCTACGCCATTCCCCAGTATGTCATCGACGGCCCCGGTGGCGGTGGGAAAATCCCCATCAATCCTGACTACGTCGTCAAACACAGCGACGGGGGCATCACGCTTCGCAACTACGAGGGAAAACAGTTCTATTACCCCGACCAGGCACCAGTTTCGAGTCCTCTCCAAGGCCTGGACTAG
- a CDS encoding phosphatidylserine/phosphatidylglycerophosphate/cardiolipin synthase family protein: MKWQTTSLIMCLSTTSCGILGTGSWKARHRIRPVAMTTEAVQRILITGTAVTVVKNPISSTYKGLCTLKSRSRIAADHWLRHLPRAEPEVDSSLTVEQALDAEKFPKPIPGKVDYFIDGSFYTELHRSVGAATKYVDTQIFSFDNDDVAAAHADLLKRKSSTIRCRVMMDYLGSVASWWIEPVTRMASAYPPPASMIAYLRKDGNVKVRISRNPWLISDHTKLIIVDGKEAYLGGMNIGREYQYEWHDMMVRVKGPIVTAMQNGFNKAWHLQGPLGDWAYPFHRRAQPYRTTLRKGEIPIRMLRTTASNSQINDALITAIKVSKRRIFLHVSYMTSDELMRELVKARKRGVDVRMIFPEKNDNNLLNTNNRSCAYDLIKVGAKVWLYPSSSHTKAVVVDDWACVGSANLDALSLWINGELNIAFSDKDSVDRLLRELFFKDFRKSKRLTLKDVEHWGGSPLEFVADQL, encoded by the coding sequence ATGAAATGGCAGACCACATCCCTGATAATGTGTCTATCAACAACCTCATGCGGCATCCTCGGCACAGGAAGCTGGAAGGCACGACACCGCATCCGCCCGGTGGCCATGACCACCGAAGCCGTCCAGCGGATCCTTATCACAGGCACTGCCGTCACCGTTGTTAAAAACCCCATCTCCAGCACCTATAAGGGCCTTTGCACCCTCAAAAGCCGGAGCCGGATCGCAGCTGACCACTGGTTGCGGCACCTGCCCCGGGCCGAGCCAGAGGTCGATTCATCACTCACCGTCGAACAAGCACTCGACGCAGAAAAGTTTCCCAAGCCGATCCCTGGAAAAGTCGACTACTTCATCGACGGCTCGTTTTACACCGAGCTGCACCGGTCCGTCGGAGCGGCGACCAAGTACGTCGATACCCAGATTTTTTCATTTGATAATGATGACGTCGCGGCAGCCCACGCCGACCTATTGAAAAGGAAATCCAGCACCATCCGCTGCCGGGTGATGATGGATTACCTGGGCTCGGTAGCCAGCTGGTGGATAGAACCCGTCACCAGGATGGCCTCCGCCTACCCTCCGCCAGCGTCAATGATCGCCTACCTGCGCAAGGATGGTAACGTCAAGGTGAGGATTTCACGTAACCCCTGGCTCATTTCCGATCACACCAAACTCATCATTGTGGACGGCAAGGAGGCCTATCTGGGCGGGATGAATATTGGCCGGGAATACCAATATGAGTGGCACGATATGATGGTCAGGGTGAAGGGGCCCATCGTCACCGCGATGCAAAACGGCTTTAACAAGGCATGGCATCTCCAGGGGCCGTTAGGCGATTGGGCGTATCCGTTTCACCGGCGGGCCCAGCCATACCGCACCACGCTGCGCAAGGGGGAAATCCCCATCCGCATGCTGAGGACGACCGCATCGAACTCCCAGATCAATGACGCCCTGATCACCGCCATCAAAGTGAGTAAAAGGAGAATCTTTCTCCATGTTTCCTATATGACCTCCGACGAATTAATGCGTGAGCTGGTGAAGGCCCGAAAACGCGGAGTCGACGTCAGGATGATTTTCCCGGAAAAAAACGATAACAACCTGCTCAATACCAATAACAGGTCATGCGCCTACGATCTGATCAAGGTCGGGGCGAAAGTCTGGTTGTATCCGTCGTCCTCGCACACCAAGGCGGTTGTTGTCGACGACTGGGCCTGTGTTGGCTCGGCCAATCTTGACGCTCTCAGCCTGTGGATCAATGGTGAGCTGAACATCGCGTTTTCCGACAAGGACAGCGTTGACCGGCTGCTGAGGGAGTTGTTTTTCAAAGACTTCAGAAAATCGAAGCGCCTGACCCTGAAAGACGTGGAGCACTGGGGGGGCTCGCCGCTTGAGTTTGTTGCGGACCAGTTGTAA
- a CDS encoding alpha/beta hydrolase: MGAHSVQAAQDTALVIWTFLPGLHGTDELYGALRDCLPDDIQAEFVNLPSSGKQDYHTLCDWLEEELPVLPKGKKRIIIGESFSGPLAIRFASRRLDEVAGIVLAATFCDTPLNPGIALLPLRPLFMVKPPRKALLHFLIGDDAGEAEVEKLQAVVQSIPSATLSKRVRTILELQELDNPSIGGLPMLILQASSDNLIPWEAQRTLEACYPDASAHWIESPHLLFQRCPQECATHLVKFAERITAVA, encoded by the coding sequence ATGGGTGCTCACTCCGTCCAAGCAGCTCAGGACACCGCACTGGTGATCTGGACATTCCTGCCCGGCCTTCATGGCACGGATGAGTTGTATGGTGCCCTGCGCGATTGCCTTCCCGACGATATTCAAGCCGAGTTCGTCAATCTCCCCTCTTCGGGGAAACAGGACTACCATACGTTATGCGACTGGCTGGAGGAGGAACTGCCTGTGCTCCCGAAAGGAAAAAAGCGGATCATCATCGGGGAATCGTTTTCCGGTCCACTGGCCATTCGCTTTGCAAGCCGGCGACTGGATGAGGTTGCGGGTATTGTCCTGGCGGCCACGTTCTGTGATACGCCCCTCAACCCAGGGATTGCACTGCTGCCACTGCGTCCCCTGTTTATGGTCAAACCACCGCGCAAGGCACTGCTCCATTTCCTCATCGGTGACGATGCCGGGGAAGCCGAAGTCGAGAAGCTCCAGGCTGTTGTCCAGTCGATCCCCTCGGCAACCCTCAGTAAACGGGTGCGGACCATCCTTGAGCTTCAGGAGCTGGACAACCCGAGCATCGGCGGGCTACCCATGCTGATCCTTCAGGCGAGCAGTGACAACCTGATCCCCTGGGAAGCACAAAGAACGCTGGAAGCATGTTATCCGGACGCAAGCGCACACTGGATCGAATCGCCACACCTTCTGTTCCAACGTTGTCCGCAAGAATGCGCCACGCACTTGGTGAAATTTGCCGAGAGAATCACCGCAGTAGCCTAG
- a CDS encoding sigma-70 family RNA polymerase sigma factor, with the protein MADNEEEDAKLASAYAQTRKSLIAKLDNWEDQRTWDEFYKTYWKLIYAVGLKAGLRSDEAFDVVQETILSIAKQSKKNMYDPEKGSFKSWLMNMTRWRINDQFRKRKKDTAMSIGEWDEEGRKTSVIERVEDPRSGTLERLWEVEWKKNLADAALARVKAQVSPKQYQIFDCYVIREWDANKVQERLGVSMSQVYLAKHRVGKILKKELTKLKEDAG; encoded by the coding sequence ATGGCAGATAATGAAGAGGAAGATGCGAAACTGGCATCGGCGTATGCGCAGACTCGGAAGAGTTTGATCGCCAAATTGGACAATTGGGAGGACCAGCGCACGTGGGACGAATTCTATAAAACCTACTGGAAGCTGATCTACGCCGTTGGCCTGAAAGCCGGTCTGCGGTCGGATGAGGCATTTGATGTCGTGCAGGAAACTATTCTTTCGATCGCCAAGCAGAGTAAGAAAAACATGTATGATCCGGAAAAGGGGTCGTTTAAATCCTGGTTGATGAATATGACGCGCTGGAGGATTAATGATCAATTCAGGAAGCGCAAGAAGGATACAGCCATGAGTATCGGGGAATGGGATGAGGAGGGGCGTAAGACCTCTGTGATTGAGCGTGTGGAGGACCCCCGCAGCGGGACCCTGGAAAGATTGTGGGAAGTCGAGTGGAAAAAAAATCTTGCGGACGCGGCACTGGCGCGGGTGAAGGCCCAGGTATCCCCCAAGCAGTATCAGATTTTCGATTGTTATGTCATTCGCGAATGGGATGCCAACAAGGTGCAGGAACGGCTGGGCGTGAGTATGTCGCAGGTGTATCTGGCGAAGCATCGTGTTGGTAAGATCCTCAAAAAGGAACTGACGAAGCTCAAAGAAGATGCGGGGTAG
- a CDS encoding DEAD/DEAH box helicase yields the protein MSFADLGLSEAVLSAVTESGYENPTPIQAKAIPLILEGKDVIGASQTGTGKTAAFALPSLSKIKPIGKPQVLVLEPTRELAHQVAEQFEHYGKHTGCKVALIYGGMGYGKQDEQMAVADIVVATPGRLVDHFYRGTMRFGEVKILILDEVDRMLDMGFLPIVRKIVSLCPWNTEETSRQTLFFSATMPPAIQGFAQWCLHHPEEVEIARRSVPDTVNHAFYPVSMDQRDELLLALLEKTDFHSVMIFTRTRKEADTLTGLIKGTGHEEVVAMHSDVKQSDRLKALAGFKDGTYNILVATDVAARGIDISTVTHVINYRVPENSEDYVHRIGRTGRAEAEGDAFTILTADELDFAISVENFIDKKIERRKLENFNYTYTALLDESPGRSVRKKRRPAPKRRRR from the coding sequence ATGTCATTTGCCGATCTCGGGCTCTCCGAAGCCGTTCTTTCCGCCGTTACTGAATCCGGCTACGAAAACCCCACGCCTATTCAAGCCAAAGCCATCCCTCTCATTCTCGAGGGCAAGGATGTCATTGGTGCCTCGCAGACGGGGACAGGAAAAACCGCTGCTTTCGCCCTCCCCTCACTTTCCAAGATCAAACCGATCGGAAAACCACAGGTCCTCGTTCTGGAGCCCACCCGTGAACTCGCCCACCAAGTGGCCGAGCAGTTCGAGCATTACGGCAAACACACCGGCTGCAAAGTCGCCCTGATCTACGGCGGTATGGGCTATGGCAAACAGGACGAGCAAATGGCCGTCGCCGATATCGTCGTCGCCACACCCGGTCGACTGGTCGACCACTTCTACCGTGGCACCATGCGTTTCGGAGAGGTGAAAATCCTTATTCTCGACGAAGTCGACCGCATGCTCGATATGGGATTCCTCCCGATTGTTAGAAAGATCGTCAGTCTCTGCCCATGGAATACCGAGGAGACCTCGCGTCAGACGCTGTTCTTTTCTGCCACGATGCCACCTGCCATCCAAGGTTTCGCCCAATGGTGTCTGCACCATCCCGAGGAAGTGGAAATCGCCCGCCGATCCGTGCCTGACACCGTCAACCACGCCTTCTATCCCGTCTCCATGGATCAAAGGGATGAGCTCCTGCTCGCCCTGCTGGAAAAAACCGACTTCCATTCCGTGATGATCTTCACCCGCACCCGCAAGGAAGCGGATACCCTCACCGGCCTGATCAAAGGCACCGGCCATGAGGAGGTGGTAGCCATGCACTCGGACGTCAAGCAGTCGGACCGGCTCAAAGCACTGGCTGGCTTTAAAGACGGCACCTACAACATCCTCGTCGCCACCGACGTCGCCGCACGGGGAATCGACATTTCCACCGTCACCCACGTCATCAACTACCGGGTCCCGGAAAACTCGGAAGACTACGTGCACCGTATCGGTCGTACAGGCCGGGCCGAAGCCGAAGGTGACGCCTTTACCATCCTCACCGCCGACGAACTTGATTTCGCCATCTCCGTTGAGAATTTCATCGATAAAAAAATCGAGCGCCGCAAGCTGGAGAATTTCAACTACACATACACAGCGCTACTCGACGAGTCCCCTGGGCGTTCCGTCCGGAAAAAACGCCGCCCGGCCCCCAAACGCCGGAGGAGGTAG